One Panicum virgatum strain AP13 chromosome 9K, P.virgatum_v5, whole genome shotgun sequence genomic region harbors:
- the LOC120651217 gene encoding calmodulin-binding transcription activator 3-like isoform X1 has translation MIQEAAVDSPLSQLPSQTIEGESSLSGQASEYEEAESADIYSGGAGYHSFTGMQQHENGTGPVIDSSVFSPYTPASSIGNYQGLHPMTQNTSFYPGNQHSSPLVLNGSSTGVATNGYANQTDPTSWNPVIELDNGPVQMPLQFPVPPEQGTSTEGLGIDYLTFDEVYSDGLSLKDIGAAGASGESFWQFPGATGDLSAPESNFPQPNDGSLEAAIGYPFLKTQSSNLSDILKDSFKKTDSFTRWMSKELLEVEDSQIQSSSGAYWSTEEADSIIEASSREPLEQFTVSPMLSQDQLFSIVDFAPTWTYVGSKTKILVTGSFLNNSKVTERCKWSCMFGEVEVPAKILADGTLLCYSPQHKPGRVPFYITCSNRLACSEVREFEFRPTVTQYMDAPSPHGATNKVYFQIRLDKLLSLGPDEYQATVSNPSLEMIELSKKISSLMASNDEWSNLLKLAVDNEPSTDDQQDQFAENLIKNKLHVWLLNKVSVGGKGPSVLDDEGQGVLHLAAALGYDWAVRPTLAAGVNINFRDVHGWTALHWAAFCGRERTVVALIALGAAPGALTDPYPDFPESTPADLASANGQKGISGFLAESSLTSHLQALNLKEANMAEISGLPGIGDVTERDSLQPPSGDSLGPVRNAAQAAARIYQVFRVQSFQRKQAAQYEDDKGGLSDERALSLLSVKPSKPGQLDPLHSAATRIQNKFRGWKGRKEFLLIRQRIVKIQAHVRGHQVRKHYRKIVWSVGIVEKVILRWRRRGAGLRGFRSTEASTEGSSGGTRSNMIKDKPSGDDYDFLQEGRKQTEERLQKALARVKSMAQYPEARDQYQRILTVVSKMQESQAMQEKMLEESAEMDDGYFMNELQELWDDDTPLPGYF, from the exons ATGATTCAAGAAGCTGCTGTGGATAGTCCTTTAAGTCAATTACCCTCACAGACTATAGAGGGTGAAAGCTCACTTAGTGGACAAGCCTCAGAGTACGAAGAAGCAGAATCAG CAGATATTTATTCAGGAGGAGCCGGATACCACTCTTTCACTGGGATGCAGCAGCATGAAAATGGAACTGGACCCGTGATAGATTCTTCTGTCTTCAGCCCATACACACCTGCTTCATCCATAG GCAATTACCAGGGGCTGCATCCCATGACACAAAATACAAGCTTCTATCCTGGTAACCAACATAGTTCTCCTCTGGTTCTTAATGGATCAAGCACGGGGGTTGCAACGAACGGGTATGCAAATCAAACTGATCCTACATCGTGGAATCCGGTGATAGAACTAGACAATGGGCCTGTTCAAATGCCTCTCCAGTTTCCTGTTCCTCCTGAGCAAGGCACTTCCACGGAAGGCTTGGGAATTGACTATTTGACATTCGATGAAGTATATTCTGATGGCCTCAGTCTCAAGGATATTGGCGCTGCAGGAGCTAGTGGAGAATCATTTTGGCAG TTCCCTGGTGCTACAGGTGATTTGTCTGCACCAGAGAGCAACTTCCCACAGCCAAATGATGGTTCTCTGGAGGCAGCCATTGGCTATCCATTTTTGAAAACTCAGTCATCCAATCTATCTGATATCCTAAAAGACAGCTTTAAGAAAACTGACAGTTTTACAAGATGGATGAGCAAAGAGCTTCTTGAAGTGGAGGATTCCCAAATTCAATCTAGTTCTGGGGCATACTGGAGCACTGAAGAAGCAGATAGTATCATTGAAGCATCAAGCCGTGAGCCGCTGGAACAGTTCACTGTTTCCCCAATGCTCTCGCAGGACCAGCTCTTTAGTATAGTTGATTTTGCTCCAACCTGGACCTATGTGGGATCAAAGACCAAG ATTTTAGTTACTGGTAGCTTCCTGAATAACAGTAAAGTCACTGAGAGATGCAAGTGGTCATGTATGTTTGGAGAAGTTGAAGTTCCAGCAAAAATTTTAGCAGATGGTACTCTTCTCTGTTATTCGCCCCAGCATAAACCTGGTAGAGTACCTTTCTATATCACCTGCTCCAACAGGTTGGCCTGCAGTGAAGTGCGAGAGTTTGAATTTCGACCAACTGTCACCCAATACATGGACGCTCCTAGTCCACATGGTGCAACAAACAAAGTTTATTTCCAGATACGTCTTGATAAACTGTTGTCCCTTGGACCAGATGAATACCAGGCAACTGTATCCAATCCCAGCCTTGAGATGATTGAATTAAGCAAGAAGATAAGTTCACTAATGGCGAGCAATGATGAGTGGTCCAACTTGTTAAAGTTGGCTGTTGATAATGAGCCTTCTACTGATGATCAGCAGGATCAGTTTGCTGAAAACTTGATTAAGAATAAATTGCATGTCTGGCTTCTCAATAAAGTTAGTGTGGGTGGTAAGGGACCCAGTGTGTTAGATGATGAAGGACAGGGCGTGCTTCACTTAGCAGCTGCCCTTGGATATGATTGGGCTGTAAGGCCAACACTTGCTGCTGGCGTGAATATAAATTTCAGAGATGTTCATGGGTGGACTGCTCTCCACTGGGCTGCCTTTTGTGGCCG AGAGCGGACTGTAGTTGCGCTTATTGCCCTGGGAGCAGCTCCTGGAGCTTTGACAGATCCATATCCTGACTTCCCTGAAAGTACACCAGCAGATCTTGCATCTGCTAATGGTCAAAAGGGAATATCTGGTTTCTTGGCGGAGTCCTCTCTGACGAGTCATCTTCAGGCCCTCAATCTTAAGGAAGCTAATATGGCCGAAATATCTGGTCTGCCTGGTATTGGAGATGTTACAGAGAGGGATTCATTGCAGCCTCCAAGCGGAGATTCATTGGGTCCTGTTCGAAATGCTGCTCAAGCTGCTGCTCGGATATATCAAGTTTTTAGGGTGCAATCCTTCCAGAGGAAGCAAGCAGCTCAATATGAGGATGATAAAGGTGGGTTGTCAGATGAGCGTGCCCTTTCACTCCTTTCTGTCAAGCCATCCAAGCCAGGGCAGCTTGATCCCCTGCATTCTGCTGCAACTCGTATACAGAATAAATTCAGGGGATGGAAGGGGAGAAAGGAATTTCTTCTTATCAGGCAGCGTATTGTCAAGATCCAG GCTCATGTGCGAGGTCACCAAGTGAGGAAGCATTATCGGAAAATAGTTTGGTCTGTTGGGATTGTTGAGAAAGTTATCCTGCGCTGGCGGCGAAGAGGGGCTGGGTTACGTGGGTTTCGGTCTACAGAAGCTTCAACAGAGGGCAGCAGTGGCGGAACACGTAGCAATATGATCAAAGATAAGCCTTCTGGAGATGACTATGATTTCTTGCAAGAAGGACGAAAGCAAACTGAAGAACGGCTCCAGAAAGCTCTTGCCAGAGTGAAGTCCATGGCTCAATACCCGGAAGCAAGGGACCAGTACCAGAGGATTTTGACTGTTGTGTCAAAAATGCAGGAGTCCCAG GCTATGCAAGAAAAGATGCTCGAGGAGTCCGCAGAGATGGACGATGGTTATTTCATGAATGAATTGCAGGAGCTGTGGGATGATGATACACCTCTTCCTGGTTATTTCTAG
- the LOC120651217 gene encoding calmodulin-binding transcription activator 3-like isoform X2, which yields MIQEAAVDSPLSQLPSQTIEGESSLSGQASEYEEAESDIYSGGAGYHSFTGMQQHENGTGPVIDSSVFSPYTPASSIGNYQGLHPMTQNTSFYPGNQHSSPLVLNGSSTGVATNGYANQTDPTSWNPVIELDNGPVQMPLQFPVPPEQGTSTEGLGIDYLTFDEVYSDGLSLKDIGAAGASGESFWQFPGATGDLSAPESNFPQPNDGSLEAAIGYPFLKTQSSNLSDILKDSFKKTDSFTRWMSKELLEVEDSQIQSSSGAYWSTEEADSIIEASSREPLEQFTVSPMLSQDQLFSIVDFAPTWTYVGSKTKILVTGSFLNNSKVTERCKWSCMFGEVEVPAKILADGTLLCYSPQHKPGRVPFYITCSNRLACSEVREFEFRPTVTQYMDAPSPHGATNKVYFQIRLDKLLSLGPDEYQATVSNPSLEMIELSKKISSLMASNDEWSNLLKLAVDNEPSTDDQQDQFAENLIKNKLHVWLLNKVSVGGKGPSVLDDEGQGVLHLAAALGYDWAVRPTLAAGVNINFRDVHGWTALHWAAFCGRERTVVALIALGAAPGALTDPYPDFPESTPADLASANGQKGISGFLAESSLTSHLQALNLKEANMAEISGLPGIGDVTERDSLQPPSGDSLGPVRNAAQAAARIYQVFRVQSFQRKQAAQYEDDKGGLSDERALSLLSVKPSKPGQLDPLHSAATRIQNKFRGWKGRKEFLLIRQRIVKIQAHVRGHQVRKHYRKIVWSVGIVEKVILRWRRRGAGLRGFRSTEASTEGSSGGTRSNMIKDKPSGDDYDFLQEGRKQTEERLQKALARVKSMAQYPEARDQYQRILTVVSKMQESQAMQEKMLEESAEMDDGYFMNELQELWDDDTPLPGYF from the exons ATGATTCAAGAAGCTGCTGTGGATAGTCCTTTAAGTCAATTACCCTCACAGACTATAGAGGGTGAAAGCTCACTTAGTGGACAAGCCTCAGAGTACGAAGAAGCAGAATCAG ATATTTATTCAGGAGGAGCCGGATACCACTCTTTCACTGGGATGCAGCAGCATGAAAATGGAACTGGACCCGTGATAGATTCTTCTGTCTTCAGCCCATACACACCTGCTTCATCCATAG GCAATTACCAGGGGCTGCATCCCATGACACAAAATACAAGCTTCTATCCTGGTAACCAACATAGTTCTCCTCTGGTTCTTAATGGATCAAGCACGGGGGTTGCAACGAACGGGTATGCAAATCAAACTGATCCTACATCGTGGAATCCGGTGATAGAACTAGACAATGGGCCTGTTCAAATGCCTCTCCAGTTTCCTGTTCCTCCTGAGCAAGGCACTTCCACGGAAGGCTTGGGAATTGACTATTTGACATTCGATGAAGTATATTCTGATGGCCTCAGTCTCAAGGATATTGGCGCTGCAGGAGCTAGTGGAGAATCATTTTGGCAG TTCCCTGGTGCTACAGGTGATTTGTCTGCACCAGAGAGCAACTTCCCACAGCCAAATGATGGTTCTCTGGAGGCAGCCATTGGCTATCCATTTTTGAAAACTCAGTCATCCAATCTATCTGATATCCTAAAAGACAGCTTTAAGAAAACTGACAGTTTTACAAGATGGATGAGCAAAGAGCTTCTTGAAGTGGAGGATTCCCAAATTCAATCTAGTTCTGGGGCATACTGGAGCACTGAAGAAGCAGATAGTATCATTGAAGCATCAAGCCGTGAGCCGCTGGAACAGTTCACTGTTTCCCCAATGCTCTCGCAGGACCAGCTCTTTAGTATAGTTGATTTTGCTCCAACCTGGACCTATGTGGGATCAAAGACCAAG ATTTTAGTTACTGGTAGCTTCCTGAATAACAGTAAAGTCACTGAGAGATGCAAGTGGTCATGTATGTTTGGAGAAGTTGAAGTTCCAGCAAAAATTTTAGCAGATGGTACTCTTCTCTGTTATTCGCCCCAGCATAAACCTGGTAGAGTACCTTTCTATATCACCTGCTCCAACAGGTTGGCCTGCAGTGAAGTGCGAGAGTTTGAATTTCGACCAACTGTCACCCAATACATGGACGCTCCTAGTCCACATGGTGCAACAAACAAAGTTTATTTCCAGATACGTCTTGATAAACTGTTGTCCCTTGGACCAGATGAATACCAGGCAACTGTATCCAATCCCAGCCTTGAGATGATTGAATTAAGCAAGAAGATAAGTTCACTAATGGCGAGCAATGATGAGTGGTCCAACTTGTTAAAGTTGGCTGTTGATAATGAGCCTTCTACTGATGATCAGCAGGATCAGTTTGCTGAAAACTTGATTAAGAATAAATTGCATGTCTGGCTTCTCAATAAAGTTAGTGTGGGTGGTAAGGGACCCAGTGTGTTAGATGATGAAGGACAGGGCGTGCTTCACTTAGCAGCTGCCCTTGGATATGATTGGGCTGTAAGGCCAACACTTGCTGCTGGCGTGAATATAAATTTCAGAGATGTTCATGGGTGGACTGCTCTCCACTGGGCTGCCTTTTGTGGCCG AGAGCGGACTGTAGTTGCGCTTATTGCCCTGGGAGCAGCTCCTGGAGCTTTGACAGATCCATATCCTGACTTCCCTGAAAGTACACCAGCAGATCTTGCATCTGCTAATGGTCAAAAGGGAATATCTGGTTTCTTGGCGGAGTCCTCTCTGACGAGTCATCTTCAGGCCCTCAATCTTAAGGAAGCTAATATGGCCGAAATATCTGGTCTGCCTGGTATTGGAGATGTTACAGAGAGGGATTCATTGCAGCCTCCAAGCGGAGATTCATTGGGTCCTGTTCGAAATGCTGCTCAAGCTGCTGCTCGGATATATCAAGTTTTTAGGGTGCAATCCTTCCAGAGGAAGCAAGCAGCTCAATATGAGGATGATAAAGGTGGGTTGTCAGATGAGCGTGCCCTTTCACTCCTTTCTGTCAAGCCATCCAAGCCAGGGCAGCTTGATCCCCTGCATTCTGCTGCAACTCGTATACAGAATAAATTCAGGGGATGGAAGGGGAGAAAGGAATTTCTTCTTATCAGGCAGCGTATTGTCAAGATCCAG GCTCATGTGCGAGGTCACCAAGTGAGGAAGCATTATCGGAAAATAGTTTGGTCTGTTGGGATTGTTGAGAAAGTTATCCTGCGCTGGCGGCGAAGAGGGGCTGGGTTACGTGGGTTTCGGTCTACAGAAGCTTCAACAGAGGGCAGCAGTGGCGGAACACGTAGCAATATGATCAAAGATAAGCCTTCTGGAGATGACTATGATTTCTTGCAAGAAGGACGAAAGCAAACTGAAGAACGGCTCCAGAAAGCTCTTGCCAGAGTGAAGTCCATGGCTCAATACCCGGAAGCAAGGGACCAGTACCAGAGGATTTTGACTGTTGTGTCAAAAATGCAGGAGTCCCAG GCTATGCAAGAAAAGATGCTCGAGGAGTCCGCAGAGATGGACGATGGTTATTTCATGAATGAATTGCAGGAGCTGTGGGATGATGATACACCTCTTCCTGGTTATTTCTAG
- the LOC120651217 gene encoding calmodulin-binding transcription activator 3-like isoform X3 → MQQHENGTGPVIDSSVFSPYTPASSIGNYQGLHPMTQNTSFYPGNQHSSPLVLNGSSTGVATNGYANQTDPTSWNPVIELDNGPVQMPLQFPVPPEQGTSTEGLGIDYLTFDEVYSDGLSLKDIGAAGASGESFWQFPGATGDLSAPESNFPQPNDGSLEAAIGYPFLKTQSSNLSDILKDSFKKTDSFTRWMSKELLEVEDSQIQSSSGAYWSTEEADSIIEASSREPLEQFTVSPMLSQDQLFSIVDFAPTWTYVGSKTKILVTGSFLNNSKVTERCKWSCMFGEVEVPAKILADGTLLCYSPQHKPGRVPFYITCSNRLACSEVREFEFRPTVTQYMDAPSPHGATNKVYFQIRLDKLLSLGPDEYQATVSNPSLEMIELSKKISSLMASNDEWSNLLKLAVDNEPSTDDQQDQFAENLIKNKLHVWLLNKVSVGGKGPSVLDDEGQGVLHLAAALGYDWAVRPTLAAGVNINFRDVHGWTALHWAAFCGRERTVVALIALGAAPGALTDPYPDFPESTPADLASANGQKGISGFLAESSLTSHLQALNLKEANMAEISGLPGIGDVTERDSLQPPSGDSLGPVRNAAQAAARIYQVFRVQSFQRKQAAQYEDDKGGLSDERALSLLSVKPSKPGQLDPLHSAATRIQNKFRGWKGRKEFLLIRQRIVKIQAHVRGHQVRKHYRKIVWSVGIVEKVILRWRRRGAGLRGFRSTEASTEGSSGGTRSNMIKDKPSGDDYDFLQEGRKQTEERLQKALARVKSMAQYPEARDQYQRILTVVSKMQESQAMQEKMLEESAEMDDGYFMNELQELWDDDTPLPGYF, encoded by the exons ATGCAGCAGCATGAAAATGGAACTGGACCCGTGATAGATTCTTCTGTCTTCAGCCCATACACACCTGCTTCATCCATAG GCAATTACCAGGGGCTGCATCCCATGACACAAAATACAAGCTTCTATCCTGGTAACCAACATAGTTCTCCTCTGGTTCTTAATGGATCAAGCACGGGGGTTGCAACGAACGGGTATGCAAATCAAACTGATCCTACATCGTGGAATCCGGTGATAGAACTAGACAATGGGCCTGTTCAAATGCCTCTCCAGTTTCCTGTTCCTCCTGAGCAAGGCACTTCCACGGAAGGCTTGGGAATTGACTATTTGACATTCGATGAAGTATATTCTGATGGCCTCAGTCTCAAGGATATTGGCGCTGCAGGAGCTAGTGGAGAATCATTTTGGCAG TTCCCTGGTGCTACAGGTGATTTGTCTGCACCAGAGAGCAACTTCCCACAGCCAAATGATGGTTCTCTGGAGGCAGCCATTGGCTATCCATTTTTGAAAACTCAGTCATCCAATCTATCTGATATCCTAAAAGACAGCTTTAAGAAAACTGACAGTTTTACAAGATGGATGAGCAAAGAGCTTCTTGAAGTGGAGGATTCCCAAATTCAATCTAGTTCTGGGGCATACTGGAGCACTGAAGAAGCAGATAGTATCATTGAAGCATCAAGCCGTGAGCCGCTGGAACAGTTCACTGTTTCCCCAATGCTCTCGCAGGACCAGCTCTTTAGTATAGTTGATTTTGCTCCAACCTGGACCTATGTGGGATCAAAGACCAAG ATTTTAGTTACTGGTAGCTTCCTGAATAACAGTAAAGTCACTGAGAGATGCAAGTGGTCATGTATGTTTGGAGAAGTTGAAGTTCCAGCAAAAATTTTAGCAGATGGTACTCTTCTCTGTTATTCGCCCCAGCATAAACCTGGTAGAGTACCTTTCTATATCACCTGCTCCAACAGGTTGGCCTGCAGTGAAGTGCGAGAGTTTGAATTTCGACCAACTGTCACCCAATACATGGACGCTCCTAGTCCACATGGTGCAACAAACAAAGTTTATTTCCAGATACGTCTTGATAAACTGTTGTCCCTTGGACCAGATGAATACCAGGCAACTGTATCCAATCCCAGCCTTGAGATGATTGAATTAAGCAAGAAGATAAGTTCACTAATGGCGAGCAATGATGAGTGGTCCAACTTGTTAAAGTTGGCTGTTGATAATGAGCCTTCTACTGATGATCAGCAGGATCAGTTTGCTGAAAACTTGATTAAGAATAAATTGCATGTCTGGCTTCTCAATAAAGTTAGTGTGGGTGGTAAGGGACCCAGTGTGTTAGATGATGAAGGACAGGGCGTGCTTCACTTAGCAGCTGCCCTTGGATATGATTGGGCTGTAAGGCCAACACTTGCTGCTGGCGTGAATATAAATTTCAGAGATGTTCATGGGTGGACTGCTCTCCACTGGGCTGCCTTTTGTGGCCG AGAGCGGACTGTAGTTGCGCTTATTGCCCTGGGAGCAGCTCCTGGAGCTTTGACAGATCCATATCCTGACTTCCCTGAAAGTACACCAGCAGATCTTGCATCTGCTAATGGTCAAAAGGGAATATCTGGTTTCTTGGCGGAGTCCTCTCTGACGAGTCATCTTCAGGCCCTCAATCTTAAGGAAGCTAATATGGCCGAAATATCTGGTCTGCCTGGTATTGGAGATGTTACAGAGAGGGATTCATTGCAGCCTCCAAGCGGAGATTCATTGGGTCCTGTTCGAAATGCTGCTCAAGCTGCTGCTCGGATATATCAAGTTTTTAGGGTGCAATCCTTCCAGAGGAAGCAAGCAGCTCAATATGAGGATGATAAAGGTGGGTTGTCAGATGAGCGTGCCCTTTCACTCCTTTCTGTCAAGCCATCCAAGCCAGGGCAGCTTGATCCCCTGCATTCTGCTGCAACTCGTATACAGAATAAATTCAGGGGATGGAAGGGGAGAAAGGAATTTCTTCTTATCAGGCAGCGTATTGTCAAGATCCAG GCTCATGTGCGAGGTCACCAAGTGAGGAAGCATTATCGGAAAATAGTTTGGTCTGTTGGGATTGTTGAGAAAGTTATCCTGCGCTGGCGGCGAAGAGGGGCTGGGTTACGTGGGTTTCGGTCTACAGAAGCTTCAACAGAGGGCAGCAGTGGCGGAACACGTAGCAATATGATCAAAGATAAGCCTTCTGGAGATGACTATGATTTCTTGCAAGAAGGACGAAAGCAAACTGAAGAACGGCTCCAGAAAGCTCTTGCCAGAGTGAAGTCCATGGCTCAATACCCGGAAGCAAGGGACCAGTACCAGAGGATTTTGACTGTTGTGTCAAAAATGCAGGAGTCCCAG GCTATGCAAGAAAAGATGCTCGAGGAGTCCGCAGAGATGGACGATGGTTATTTCATGAATGAATTGCAGGAGCTGTGGGATGATGATACACCTCTTCCTGGTTATTTCTAG